One Brassica napus cultivar Da-Ae chromosome C2, Da-Ae, whole genome shotgun sequence DNA window includes the following coding sequences:
- the LOC111206366 gene encoding putative cysteine-rich receptor-like protein kinase 31: MSLNKLFSILCFVLAVSFGYVSTEPRCGDSLFFRPNDAYDTNRRVVHSTLASNVRSRNGFYNVSVGDGPGRIFVLGLCIPGTDPVVCSECIQLAFDGLLESCPNQTDSWEWRGDKTLCFVRYSNYSFFNQIQLEPTQALYNSVRFQGNLTTYSRTWDAFMDFMITRVGQSRYVIDKSAQIGSDSIYVLMQCIPGISSEECEACIQASVDMYQSCCNEHIGGTVGKPVCFFRWEGYKYLGAFGDTPSSLPPQLVPLPPSAPDGKTISTGAIVAIVVSVVFSGVLLVSGLVFWKRRHSYKTLKPQTHDDMTTPQSLQFDFTTIQAATDNFSANNKLGEGGFGAVYKGKLADETVIAVKRLSRNSGQGTQEFKNEVVIVAKLQHKNLVRLLGFCVEGDEQILVYEFVPNKSLDYFLFDPTNKSQLDWKRRYNIIGGITRGLLYLHQDSRLTIIHRDIKASNILLDSDMNPKIADFGMARNFRVDQTEDKTGRVVGTFGYMPPEYMTHGQFSTKSDVYSFGVLILEIVCGKKNSSFYQMDDSGGNLVTHACRLWNNDSPLELLDPAIRDTCEMVEVTRCIHIGLLCVQENPTARPEMSTIFQMLTNSSIVLPVPRPPGFFLRNRSNLDPLTYGYEPGQSSSKSIPCSVDSASITSVTPR, from the exons ATGTCTCTTAACAAGCTGTTCTCAATCCTCTGTTTTGTCCTAGCCGTTAGCTTCGGCTACGTGTCTACAGAACCAAGATGTGGGGATTCACTGTTTTTCAGACCAAACGATGCTTATGATACAAACCGTCGTGTTGTTCACTCAACTCTTGCTTCCAATGTTCGTTCTCGAAACGGCTTCTACAACGTGTCGGTTGGTGACGGCCCTGGAAGAATTTTTGTCTTAGGCCTCTGTATCCCAGGGACTGATCCAGTTGTCTGTTCCGAGTGTATCCAACTCGCATTCGATGGTTTACTAGAAAGTTGTCCGAACCAGACTGACTCATGGGAGTGGAGAGGCGACAAGACTCTCTGTTTCGTTCGTTATTCGAACTATTCATTTTTCAACCAGATTCAATTAGAGCCTACACAGGCCCTATATAATTCTGTAAGGTTCCAGGGGAACCTTACAACTTATAGCAGAACATGGGATGCGTTCATGGATTTTATGATCACTCGCGTCGGCCAATCTCGGTACGTGATCGATAAATCCGCTCAGATAGGCTCTGATAGTATATACGTGCTAATGCAGTGTATTCCGGGGATATCCTCTGAGGAATGTGAAGCCTGTATTCAAGCAAGCGTAGATATGTACCAGAGTTGCTGCAATGAGCACATAGGTGGAACCGTTGGCAAACCAGTCTGCTTTTTCCGGTGGGAGGGTTATAAATATCTTGGTGCCTTTGGTGACACGCCATCATCGCTACCTCCTCAACTCGTGCCGCTTCCTCCTTCTGCTCCAGATGGGAAAACGATTTCTACAGGAGCTATTGTGGCGATTGTTGTTTCCGTGGTTTTTTCTGGAGTGCTGCTTGTTTCAGGATTGGTGTTTTGGAAGAGAAGACACTCATATAAAACACTAAAGCCACAAA CTCATGATGACATGACAACTCCACAGTCTCTGCAATTTGATTTTACCACAATTCAAGCTGCAACAGATAACTTTTCAGCGAATAACAAGCTAGGTGAAGGGGGATTTGGTGCTGTTTACAAG GGAAAGTTAGCAGATGAAACAGTAATTGCAGTGAAGCGGCTATCAAGAAATTCAGGACAAGGTACGCAAGAGTTCAAGAACGAGGTTGTAATTGTGGCCAAGCTTCAACACAAGAATCTTGTTAGGCTTCTAGGGTTTTGCGTGGAAGGAGATGAACAAATACTTGTCTACGAGTTTGTTCCCAACAAGAGCCTTGATTATTTCCTCTTTG ACCCAACAAACAAGAGTCAGCTAGATTGGAAAAGACGGTACAACATCATCGGAGGGATTACGCGAGGGCTTCTCTATCTTCATCAAGACTCAAGGCTCACAATTATACATCGTGACATCAAAGCAAGTAATATACTTTTAGATTCAGATATGAACCCTAAAATAGCGGATTTTGGAATGGCTAGGAATTTCAGAGTGGACCAAACTGAAGACAAGACAGGCAGAGTGGTTGGAACGTT TGGTTATATGCCTCCAGAATATATGACGCATGGCCAATTTTCTACCAAGTCTGATGTTTATAGCTTTGGAGTATTGATTCTGGAGATTGTTTGTGGAAAGAAAAATAGCAGCTTCTATCAGATGGATGATTCTGGTGGCAATTTGGTTACACAT gcTTGTAGGCTTTGGAACAATGATTCCCCCTTAGAACTCCTTGATCCCGCTATTAGGGATACGTGTGAGATGGTTGAAGTCACTAGATGCATCCATATCGGACTTTTATGTGTTCAAGAGAACCCTACAGCTCGACCAGAAATGTCAACAATCTTTCAGATGCTTACCAATAGCTCTATCGTTCTACCTGTGCCTCGACCACCTGGATTTTTCTTGAGGAACAGATCCAATTTAGACCCCTTAACCTATGGATACGAGCCGGGGCAATCCAGCAGCAAGTCTATTCCTTGTTCTGTAGACAGTGCTTCAATCACTTCTGTTACTCCTCGTTGA
- the LOC125582495 gene encoding uncharacterized protein LOC125582495, producing the protein MSSFIPSDYKALDLSGDNYLDWAINTSAVLKSRGLGKCIKYGNDTLACERHRAIMIMRHHLCEDLRDEFGYVNDPHNLWSFLNSRFCEPLLHESKKKWEALRFQDYESVDNYHSDLMRITYSLRLCGELVTNEDLLNKTRDTFHSEEVLLSHQAKGFTTYYDLFSYLLDIEQKKQKRMDNIRRFNDIMEIYYEVLDSEMKIPEANKATFDKKRSEEDSEWTLMDHEVGLYIE; encoded by the coding sequence atgtcgagttTCATACCCTCAGATTACAAAGCCCttgatctctctggagataattatcttgATTGGGCTATAAACACTTCAGCCGTcttgaagtctagaggacttgGGAAGTGCATCAAGTATGGCAATGACACCCTTGCGTGTGAAAGACACAGAGCCATAATGATTATGCGACACCATCTCTGTGAGGACCTAAGAGACGAGTTTGGATATGTTAATGATCCTCATAATCTCTGGTCATTTTTGAATTCTAGATTCTGTGAGCCATTGTTGCacgaatccaagaaaaaatggGAAGCTCTAAGGTTCCAGGATTATGAATCCGTGGACAATTATCACTCTGATCTTATGAGAATCACCTATAGTCTTAGACTATGTGGTGAATTGGTAACAAACGAGGATTTGTTAAACAAAACTCGTGACACATTCCATTCAGAGGAAGTGTTGTTATCACATCAGGCCaaaggtttcaccacctatTATGACCTGTTctcatatttattagacattgagCAAAAGAAGCAGAAAAGGATGGATAACATCAGACGGTTTAATGACATCATGGAGATATATTATGAAGTACTAGACAGTGAGATGAAAATCCCTGAAGCTAATAAAGCCACATTTGATAAGAAGAGATCTGAGGAGGATTCCGAGTGGACACTCATGGACCATGAGGTCGGattatacattgaataa
- the LOC111198122 gene encoding calmodulin-binding protein 60 G, with product MKMQHTHFHGASVYNGLKPHKLTFKKAVKKVMRDRLTNQFRVEMENMVRKIVREELDRVIKPHLSSSWSPIERSRSETPSSRSRFKLRFINAPPSTIFTGAKIEARDRSPVAFELVDTATNSRVVSGPLSSSRVEIVPLNADFTEESWTVDVFKGYIEKQREGKRPLLTGDLTVALKDGVGVITGVVTFSDNSSWTRSKKFRLGAKLTGGGAVEARSEAFKVKDQRGESYKKHHPPYPGDEVWRLEKLAGVSAKRLAERKIFTVKDFRRWYTVDPEALYNLLGGGISKRTYEEVIVSHAMECVLDEAECYIYDATTAPGVSLIFNSVYEVVKVYISDGTFRNPDQLPAYQLEKLKREAYQNLSQFRPFVEYPQRSLQCTQSPGFGIACPGLHHNNFQGISDSSDSLRSLYFAATNSTVQPENSPATTSYHIDGKFMQRNSFNVSEHDPVYSESQTVETRDCIENDENNCAYHQHHDFPLNWSPGAADVEQQLNSFCVSVSGTEEAGTYDVNINVGSPRGRWCKVKAAFKIREVWKLTTARKRGKACKNPCLLY from the exons ATGAAGATGCAACACACCCATTTTCATGGGGCTAGTGTGTACAATGGTTTAAAACCTCATAAACTAACATTCAAGAA AGCCGTGAAGAAAGTGATGAGAGATCGGTTAACTAATCAGTTCAGGGTTGAGATGGAGAACATGGTCAGGAAAATT GTTCGAGAGGAGCTTGATCGTGTTATTAAACCACATCTCTCCTCTTCATGGTCCCCAATAGAGCGATCCCGTTCGGAAACGCCGTCCTCGCGTTCACGGTTCAAGCTGCGGTTCATCAACGCACCACCGTCTACGATATTCACGGGGGCCAAAATCGAAGCTAGGGACCGTTCTCCCGTAGCGTTCGAGCTCGTGGATACAGCCACGAACTCACGAGTCGTCTCAGGACCGCTCTCGTCTTCTCGGGTCGAAATAGTGCCGCTGAACGCTGACTTCACGGAGGAAAGCTGGACCGTTGACGTATTCAAAGGGTATATTGAAAAGCAACGCGAAGGGAAACGTCCGTTACTCACCGGAGATTTAACGGTGGCGCTTAAAGACGGCGTCGGAGTGATCACCGGAGTTGTTACTTTCTCGGATAATTCGAGCTGGACTAGGAGTAAGAAGTTCCGGTTAGGTGCTAAACTAACCGGTGGTGGCGCCGTGGAGGCGAGAAGTGAAGCCTTTAAAGTTAAAGACCAACGTGGAGAAT CTTATAAAAAACATCATCCTCCGTACCCGGGTGACGAGGTTTGGAGACTGGAGAAATTAGCAGGCGTTTCAGCGAAGCGTTTGGCTGAGCGGAAGATTTTTACCGTTAAGGATTTTCGTCGTTGGTATACGGTAGATCCAGAGGCGCTATACAAC CTACTTGGTGGAGGGATCTCAAAGAGAACATATGAAGAAGTAATTGTATCCCATGCGATGGAATGCGTTTTAGACGAAGCAGAGTGTTACATCTACGACGCAACAACCGCTCCTGGTGTGTCGCTTATTTTCAACTCTGTATATGAAGTGGTCAAAGTGTATATCAGTGATGGCACGTTTCGAAACCCCGACCAGCTACCAGCTTATCAGCTTGAGAAGCTGAAGCGTGAAGCGTATCAAAACCTTAGCCAGTTTAGGCCCTTTGTGGAATATCCACAAAGGTCCTTGCAATGCACTCAAAGTCCTGGATTTGGAATTGCATGTCCTGGATTGCACCACAACAACTTTCAAG gaATTTCGGATTCATCAGACTCTTTGAGGTCTCTTTACTTCGCCGCTACAAACTCCACGGTCCAACCAGAGAACTCACCAGCCACGACGTCGTATCACATTGATGGAAAATTCATGCAAAGGAACAGCTTCAATGTTAGTGAACACGATCCGGTGTACAGTGAATCACAAACTGTAGAGACAAGGGATTGTATCGAGAATGACGAGAATAATTGTGCTTATCATCAACATCATGACTTTCCCTTGAACTGGTCGCCTGGTGCAGCGGATGTGGAGCAACAATTGAATAGTTTTTGTGTTAGCGTGTCTGGCACGGAAGAAGCTGGAACGTACGATGTTAACATTAATGTGGGATCTCCAAGAGGCAGGTGGTGTAAGGTCAAGGCAGCCTTTAAGATCCGAGAAGTTTGGAAACTCACAACTGCCAGAAAACGAGGGAAGGCTTGTAAGAACCCTTGTCTACTCTATTAG
- the LOC111206286 gene encoding uncharacterized protein LOC111206286 has translation MQNEVDEIGKNWNYNSRSDSSCCASSVTSDDGQGTRAPSVVARLMGLESLPVPNVKELVLDPFFFRHSRNTNKWNAYENLGYVNLRSDYDDRNMPVERFQSETFPPRSAKPISVAKNRLLSPIRSPGLFVPSRNPVYVMEAASRMIEPSPRMVTRTRFSSPSDSPSLVPMRIRDLREKLKAAKKVSSRQVSSNNTFNEKRASTSVTTKSSPDGLKSKARPPHVPAAQAKASTTPLRVIRNSPSHKEKAEPKKRIVKSGLKQKNEQKQNCKDNQRLVSKVSVERGSISKQSGLRSEPAGKNASPSLSRKMTLPRSKKPPNGMQECGIKRGESVIKCNIASDGGLHSGKDDRRKEVDVITSPVKGLSSDSLSSTQVTDQDTDSAASFDMFVGGNPLKLRELTSKLESSSSCCLTQEESSRCIAKDGVNAMFSSSSESESISDKQKLQMMHAEEHEVSTVTEPDDLRSSCSKGFSDCRQTTKRLDWEVEYICEIIGSDQLMVKEFALGMDTDILPASLFKELEGCGEPEAAAAAKLKRKTLFDFVNKSLAVKCEQMFRGSCRGILWREGILFEHRDWLAEELNREIHGLKKMREMMMDELVEKEMSSLKGSRLDFERETYEEGVDIEGEMVSKLVDDLVNELVSVFKEEH, from the exons atgcAGAATGAGGTTGATGAGATTGGCAAGAATTGGAATTACAACTCAAGAAGTGACTCGAGCTGTTGTGCATCTTCTGTTACCAGTGACGATGGTCAGGGAACAAGAGCCCCTAGTGTTGTTGCAAGGCTCATGGGTTTAGAGTCTTTACCGGTACCAAATGTCAAAGAGCTTGTTCTTGATCCATTCTTCTTCAGACATTCAAGAAACACAAACAAATGGAATGCATATGAGAATCTTGGCTATGTAAATCTCCGTAGTGACTATGATGACCGCAACATGCCGGTTGAGAGGTTTCAATCCGAGACTTTTCCTCCCAGGTCAGCTAAACCGATCTCTGTTGCCAAGAATAGACTCTTGTCTCCTATTAGGAGTCCTGGGTTGTTTGTCCCATCCAGGAATCCAGTTTATGTAATGGAAGCAGCTTCAAGAATGATTGAACCAAGTCCTAGGATGGTTACTAGAACCCGGTTTTCTTCGCCATCAGATTCTCCTTCATTAGTTCCTATGAGGATTCGAGATTTAAGAGAGAAACTAAAAGCTGCAAAGAAAGTGTCAAGCCGCCAAGTCTCCTCTAATAATACCTTCAACGAGAAGAGAGCATCAACATCAGTCACTACCAAAAGTAGTCCTGATGGTTTGAAGAGTAAAGCGAGGCCACCTCATGTACCTGCAGCACAAGCAAAGGCCAGCACAACGCCCTTACGTGTCATTAGAAACTCTCCAAGCCATAAGGAGAAAGCAGAACCTAAAAAGCGCATCGTCAAGAGTGGGCTTAAGCAGAAGAATGAACAGAAACAGAACTGCAAGGACAACCAACGGTTAGTAAGCAAGGTTTCAGTGGAGCGTGGATCGATATCAAAGCAGTCCGGTTTGAGAAGTGAACCGGCAGGAAAGAATGCTTCTCCATCTTTGTCGCGCAAAATGACTCTTCCCCGGAGCAAGAAACCACCAAATGGGATGCAAGAGTGTGGAATCAAAAGGGGTGAAAGTGTGATAAAATGTAATATTGCCAGTGATGGTGGCTTGCACTCAGGGAAAGATGATCGGAGAAAGGAAGTAGATGTGATTACATCCCCGGTTAAAGGGTTATCATCTGATTCACTATCCTCCACTCAAGTAACTGATCAAGACACAGACTCTGCAGCTAGTTTCGATATGTTTGTAGGTGGCAATCCTTTAAAGCTCAGAGAGCTGACTTCTAAGCTTGAGTCTTCTTCTAGCTGTTGCCTGACACAAGAAGAGTCTTCACGTTGCATTGCAAAGGATGGGGTGAATGCTATGTTTTCATCTTCATCAGAGAGTGAGTCTATTTCTGACAAACAAAAACTTCAG atgatgcaTGCAGAAGAGCATGAAGTTAGCACTGTAACAGAACCAGATGATCTCAGAAGCTCTTGTAGCAAGGGCTTCTCAGATTGCAGACAAACCACAAAAAGGCTAGACTGGGAGGTTGAGTACATATGTGAGATCATCGGTTCTGACCAACTTATGGTGAAAGAATTCGCTTTGGGAATGGATACTGACATATTACCTGCGAGCCTCTTTAAAGAACTGGAAGGCTGTGGAGAACcagaagcagcagcagcagccaaGCTGAAGAGAAAGACACTGTTTGATTTTGTCAATAAGAGTTTAGCGGTCAAATGCGAGCAGATGTTTAGGGGTAGCTGCAGAGGGATATTGTGGAGAGAGGGGATTTTGTTTGAGCATAGAGATTGGTTAGCAGAAGAACTGAACAGAGAGATTCACgggttgaagaagatgagggaGATGATGATGGACGAGCTTGTTGAGAAAGAGATGAGCAGTTTAAAAGGGAGTCGGCTTGATTTCGAGAGAGAGACTTATGAAGAAGGTGTTGACATTGAGGGAGAGATGGTCTCTAAGTTGGTTGATGATTTAGTTAATGAGCTTGTCTCGGTGTTCAAAGAAGAACATTGA